The following are encoded together in the Girardinichthys multiradiatus isolate DD_20200921_A chromosome X, DD_fGirMul_XY1, whole genome shotgun sequence genome:
- the LOC124862586 gene encoding uncharacterized protein LOC124862586, whose amino-acid sequence MKTHLQFIFLFIQLFEACAEVVFRRLTEDQSLVLSCIPQQEHGHLVGLHLYHRGPQSQTTLLSVAEGTAVRVDPERGPRLHLSGGLNSPRINVSISHLHLSDTGLYMWELSYRQKNNSDQIILGAQKYILLVEGEGRSCQCSHGYVLLLLIISAAAGLLLLTICLLAMEKYVSLRHHRPPQPHSPIYEEMSRKQQRAGNPKINHEASPCPDEVDFPVYANPNIRQLQDNYYACPRQLALRA is encoded by the exons ATGAAGACACATCTacaatttattttcctctttattCAGCTCTTTGAAG CCTGTGCGGAGGTGGTCTTCAGGCGCCTTACAGAGGATCAGTCACTGGTACTCTCCTGCATCCCTCAGCAGGAACATGGTCACCTGGTGGGTCTCCACCTATACCACCGCGGCCCCCAGAGCCAGACCACCCTGCTTTCTGTGGCTGAGGGCACCGCAGTCAGGGTGGACCCAGAGCGTGGGCCCCGCCTACATCTCAGTGGGGGACTGAACTCGCCAAGGATCAACGTTAGCATCTCTCACCTACACCTGAGTGACACTGGACTTTACATGTGGGAGCTGAGCTACAGACAGAAGAACAACTCAGATCAGATCATCCTCGGTGCGCAGAAGTACATCCTGCTGGTTGAAGGGGAAG GGAGGTCATGCCAGTGCTCTCATGGTTACGTCCTTCTGCTCCTGATCATCTCTGCAGCAGCAGGACTTCTTCTGCTGACAATATGCTTGTTGGCCATGGAGAAATAT GTAAGTTTAAGGCACCATCGCCCACCGCAGCCTCATTCTCCTATCTATGAGGAAATGAGCAGGAAGCAGCAGAGAGCAGGAAACCCCAAAATAAACCACGAGGCTTCCCCGTGCCCGGATGAAGTCGACTTCCCAGTTTACGCCAACCCAAACATCCGGCAGCTGCAGGATAACTACTACGCCTGTCCCCGACAGCTGGCCCTCAGAGCCTGA